The Bacteroidales bacterium DNA segment TCTTTTTATACCGGATTCATTTATTTTATAAATAAAAACCAATACCATTATGAAAAAAATTGTAGTCGTAGCCCTTATGGCCGTGTTCACCGTCGCGGTGTGCTTTGTTATTCTCGGTTCCGTCTCGGTGGAGTTAATGAATGATCTGGGCATCAAAGAAGATGCCTTTGGCTCACTGGTCATGGCCTTGTTTCTGACCAGTTGTATCGTCCAGCTTTTCCTCGGCCCCCTGGTAGATAAATTCGGCCACAAACCCCTGGCCATCTTTGGATTTGCCCTGGTGGCGGCAAGCATGTTTTTGCTGGCCTTTGCCACGAGCTATGCCCTGGCCATGCTGGCCAGTATCCTGCTGGGTATAGGGGCCATGTCCCTCAATACAGTAGGCAATACCCTTATCCCGGCAGTGCTTTATAAGGGGGAAGACCCCGCCCGCGCCAGCAACTTTGGCAATGTTTTCTTTGGCGTAGGCTATGTACTGACCCCGCTGCTTTTTACCCTTTTTTTACAAAGCCTCAGCTACAGCGGCGCCGTGTCCATTATGGGGGCAATAGTGGTCGGTTTTTTTATTGTATCCCTGACCACGAGCTATCCCCATATAGCCAGCGGATTTAGG contains these protein-coding regions:
- a CDS encoding MFS transporter — its product is MKKIVVVALMAVFTVAVCFVILGSVSVELMNDLGIKEDAFGSLVMALFLTSCIVQLFLGPLVDKFGHKPLAIFGFALVAASMFLLAFATSYALAMLASILLGIGAMSLNTVGNTLIPAVLYKGEDPARASNFGNVFFGVGYVLTPLLFTLFLQSLSYSGAVSIMGAIVVGFFIVSLTTSYPHIASGFRLSMAVDLLKKSAVLIGVLALFFYMSLEITMTTWGKPLMTEL